In Carettochelys insculpta isolate YL-2023 chromosome 11, ASM3395843v1, whole genome shotgun sequence, a genomic segment contains:
- the LOC142018810 gene encoding solute carrier family 22 member 6-A-like isoform X3 has translation MTFAGLLDSIGGMGRFQIIQVALLAIPMLMTASHHLLQNFSAAVPGHHCQIHVTANTTQGTNATHGLSAKDLLRISIPMDGDWEPEKCHRFVTTQWQLLNPNATVPNGTEMETEPCMDGWTYDKSVFTNTIIMEWNLVCNLRTHGQMAQSIYMAGVLVGALVFGSLADRFGRKALLSWSYLQMAVTGTCTAFSPNFTAYCIFRFLVGMALSGVVLNCVSLVVEWVPTKIRTITSMVVGYSATIGQIVLAGLAYALPDWRWLQFTTSVPFFIFFLYSWWFAESARWLVLSGKPDRAVQVLKKVAQINRKKEEGDKLDTEVLKSNMQKEMGLAQSSHTLYSLVRTPKVRRISCCIASVWLATSFAFYGLAMDLQNFGFNIYLIQVAFGSIDIPAKLGATIGMSFIGRRITQAASVILAGLAILANIFVPRELKTLRTSLAVLGKGCLASSFNCLYLYTGELYPTVIRKRARNLMNEEQREKILLQTAGPAMLQES, from the exons ATGACTTTTGCCGGGCTCCTCGACAGCATCGGTGGCATGGGTCGTTTTCAAATCATCCAAGTGGCTTTGCTTGCTATCCCTATGTTAATGACAGCCTCTCACCACCTCTTGCAGAATTTTTCTGCTGCAGTCCCAGGACACCACTGCCAGATCCATGTCACTGCCAATACTACGCAGGGTACAAATGCAACTCATGGACTGAGCGCCAAAGATCTCTTGAGGATCTCCATCCCCATGGacggggactgggagccagaaaaaTGTCACCGGTTTGTCACCACCCAGTGGCAGCTCCTAAATCCCAATGCCACAGTCCCAAATGGGACAGAGATGGAAACAGAGCCATGCATGGATGGGTGGACTTATGACAAGAGCGTCTTCACCAACACCATCATTATGGAG TGGAACTTGGTGTGTAACCTACGGACACATGGACAGATGGCTCAGTCGATCTACATGGCTGGGGTGCTGGTGGGAGCACTCGTGTTTGGAAGCTTAGCGGACAG GTTTGGGCGGAAGGCTCTCCTGAGCTGGTCTTACCTGCAAATGGCTGTCACAGGAACCTGCACCGCCTTCTCACCCAACTTCACTGCATACTGCATCTTCCGCTTCCTGGTCGGGATGGCCCTTTCTGGGGTCGTCCTTAACTGTGTGTCACTGG TTGTTGAGTGGGTGCCAACCAAAATACGGACCATAACCAGCATGGTGGTGGGATACAGTGCTACCATTGGGCAAATTGTTCTTGCAGGCTTGGCATATGCCCTCCCAGACTGGCGCTGGTTGCAATTCACCACATCAGTGCCCTTCTTCATCTTCTTTCTCTACTCCTG GTGGTTTGCAGAGTCCGCACGCTGGCTGGTTCTATCAGGAAAACCAGACCGAGCAGTGCAGGTGCTTAAGAAAGTTGCTCAAATAAACCGAAAAAAAGAAGAAGGAGACAAGCTCGATACTGAG GTCTTGAAATCCAACATGCAGAAGGAAATGGGCTTGGCACAATCTTCCCACACGTTGTACAGCTTGGTCCGTACACCCAAGGTGCGCAGGATATCCTGCTGCATCGCTAGTGTCTG GCTTGCCACCAGCTTTGCCTTCTATGGCTTGGCCATGGACCTGCAGAACTTTGGCTTCAACATTTATCTCATCCAGGTGGCTTTTGGTTCCATTGACATCCCGGCTAAGCTGGGTGCTACCATTGGAATGAGCTTCATCGGCCGGCGCAtcacacaggcagcttctgtcatcCTGGCAGGGCTGGCAATCCTGGCCAACATATTTGTGCCAAGAG AGCTGAAGACCTTACGTACATCCCTGGCAGTGCTTGGAAAAGGATGCTTAGCTTCTTCCTTTAACTGTTTGTATCTCTACACTGGCGAGTTGTACCCCACAGTCATCAG gaaaagggcCAGAAACCTAATGAATGAAGAGCAAAGGGAGAAGATTCTTCTGCAGACTGCGGGGCCAGCAATGCTACAGGAATCCTGA
- the LOC142018810 gene encoding solute carrier family 22 member 6-A-like isoform X2, protein MTFAGLLDSIGGMGRFQIIQVALLAIPMLMTASHHLLQNFSAAVPGHHCQIHVTANTTQGTNATHGLSAKDLLRISIPMDGDWEPEKCHRFVTTQWQLLNPNATVPNGTEMETEPCMDGWTYDKSVFTNTIIMEWNLVCNLRTHGQMAQSIYMAGVLVGALVFGSLADRFGRKALLSWSYLQMAVTGTCTAFSPNFTAYCIFRFLVGMALSGVVLNCVSLVVEWVPTKIRTITSMVVGYSATIGQIVLAGLAYALPDWRWLQFTTSVPFFIFFLYSWWFAESARWLVLSGKPDRAVQVLKKVAQINRKKEEGDKLDTEVLKSNMQKEMGLAQSSHTLYSLVRTPKVRRISCCIASVWLATSFAFYGLAMDLQNFGFNIYLIQVAFGSIDIPAKLGATIGMSFIGRRITQAASVILAGLAILANIFVPRELKTLRTSLAVLGKGCLASSFNCLYLYTGELYPTVIRQTGMGLGSTMARVGGIVAPAEKGQKPNE, encoded by the exons ATGACTTTTGCCGGGCTCCTCGACAGCATCGGTGGCATGGGTCGTTTTCAAATCATCCAAGTGGCTTTGCTTGCTATCCCTATGTTAATGACAGCCTCTCACCACCTCTTGCAGAATTTTTCTGCTGCAGTCCCAGGACACCACTGCCAGATCCATGTCACTGCCAATACTACGCAGGGTACAAATGCAACTCATGGACTGAGCGCCAAAGATCTCTTGAGGATCTCCATCCCCATGGacggggactgggagccagaaaaaTGTCACCGGTTTGTCACCACCCAGTGGCAGCTCCTAAATCCCAATGCCACAGTCCCAAATGGGACAGAGATGGAAACAGAGCCATGCATGGATGGGTGGACTTATGACAAGAGCGTCTTCACCAACACCATCATTATGGAG TGGAACTTGGTGTGTAACCTACGGACACATGGACAGATGGCTCAGTCGATCTACATGGCTGGGGTGCTGGTGGGAGCACTCGTGTTTGGAAGCTTAGCGGACAG GTTTGGGCGGAAGGCTCTCCTGAGCTGGTCTTACCTGCAAATGGCTGTCACAGGAACCTGCACCGCCTTCTCACCCAACTTCACTGCATACTGCATCTTCCGCTTCCTGGTCGGGATGGCCCTTTCTGGGGTCGTCCTTAACTGTGTGTCACTGG TTGTTGAGTGGGTGCCAACCAAAATACGGACCATAACCAGCATGGTGGTGGGATACAGTGCTACCATTGGGCAAATTGTTCTTGCAGGCTTGGCATATGCCCTCCCAGACTGGCGCTGGTTGCAATTCACCACATCAGTGCCCTTCTTCATCTTCTTTCTCTACTCCTG GTGGTTTGCAGAGTCCGCACGCTGGCTGGTTCTATCAGGAAAACCAGACCGAGCAGTGCAGGTGCTTAAGAAAGTTGCTCAAATAAACCGAAAAAAAGAAGAAGGAGACAAGCTCGATACTGAG GTCTTGAAATCCAACATGCAGAAGGAAATGGGCTTGGCACAATCTTCCCACACGTTGTACAGCTTGGTCCGTACACCCAAGGTGCGCAGGATATCCTGCTGCATCGCTAGTGTCTG GCTTGCCACCAGCTTTGCCTTCTATGGCTTGGCCATGGACCTGCAGAACTTTGGCTTCAACATTTATCTCATCCAGGTGGCTTTTGGTTCCATTGACATCCCGGCTAAGCTGGGTGCTACCATTGGAATGAGCTTCATCGGCCGGCGCAtcacacaggcagcttctgtcatcCTGGCAGGGCTGGCAATCCTGGCCAACATATTTGTGCCAAGAG AGCTGAAGACCTTACGTACATCCCTGGCAGTGCTTGGAAAAGGATGCTTAGCTTCTTCCTTTAACTGTTTGTATCTCTACACTGGCGAGTTGTACCCCACAGTCATCAG ACAGACTGGCATGGGGCTTGGAAGCACCATGGCCCGTGTGGGAGGCATAGTGGCTCCGGCG gaaaagggcCAGAAACCTAATGAATGA
- the LOC142018810 gene encoding solute carrier family 22 member 6-A-like isoform X4 codes for MTFAGLLDSIGGMGRFQIIQVALLAIPMLMTASHHLLQNFSAAVPGHHCQIHVTANTTQGTNATHGLSAKDLLRISIPMDGDWEPEKCHRFVTTQWQLLNPNATVPNGTEMETEPCMDGWTYDKSVFTNTIIMEWNLVCNLRTHGQMAQSIYMAGVLVGALVFGSLADRFGRKALLSWSYLQMAVTGTCTAFSPNFTAYCIFRFLVGMALSGVVLNCVSLVVEWVPTKIRTITSMVVGYSATIGQIVLAGLAYALPDWRWLQFTTSVPFFIFFLYSWWFAESARWLVLSGKPDRAVQVLKKVAQINRKKEEGDKLDTEVLKSNMQKEMGLAQSSHTLYSLVRTPKVRRISCCIASVWLATSFAFYGLAMDLQNFGFNIYLIQVAFGSIDIPAKLGATIGMSFIGRRITQAASVILAGLAILANIFVPRGKGPET; via the exons ATGACTTTTGCCGGGCTCCTCGACAGCATCGGTGGCATGGGTCGTTTTCAAATCATCCAAGTGGCTTTGCTTGCTATCCCTATGTTAATGACAGCCTCTCACCACCTCTTGCAGAATTTTTCTGCTGCAGTCCCAGGACACCACTGCCAGATCCATGTCACTGCCAATACTACGCAGGGTACAAATGCAACTCATGGACTGAGCGCCAAAGATCTCTTGAGGATCTCCATCCCCATGGacggggactgggagccagaaaaaTGTCACCGGTTTGTCACCACCCAGTGGCAGCTCCTAAATCCCAATGCCACAGTCCCAAATGGGACAGAGATGGAAACAGAGCCATGCATGGATGGGTGGACTTATGACAAGAGCGTCTTCACCAACACCATCATTATGGAG TGGAACTTGGTGTGTAACCTACGGACACATGGACAGATGGCTCAGTCGATCTACATGGCTGGGGTGCTGGTGGGAGCACTCGTGTTTGGAAGCTTAGCGGACAG GTTTGGGCGGAAGGCTCTCCTGAGCTGGTCTTACCTGCAAATGGCTGTCACAGGAACCTGCACCGCCTTCTCACCCAACTTCACTGCATACTGCATCTTCCGCTTCCTGGTCGGGATGGCCCTTTCTGGGGTCGTCCTTAACTGTGTGTCACTGG TTGTTGAGTGGGTGCCAACCAAAATACGGACCATAACCAGCATGGTGGTGGGATACAGTGCTACCATTGGGCAAATTGTTCTTGCAGGCTTGGCATATGCCCTCCCAGACTGGCGCTGGTTGCAATTCACCACATCAGTGCCCTTCTTCATCTTCTTTCTCTACTCCTG GTGGTTTGCAGAGTCCGCACGCTGGCTGGTTCTATCAGGAAAACCAGACCGAGCAGTGCAGGTGCTTAAGAAAGTTGCTCAAATAAACCGAAAAAAAGAAGAAGGAGACAAGCTCGATACTGAG GTCTTGAAATCCAACATGCAGAAGGAAATGGGCTTGGCACAATCTTCCCACACGTTGTACAGCTTGGTCCGTACACCCAAGGTGCGCAGGATATCCTGCTGCATCGCTAGTGTCTG GCTTGCCACCAGCTTTGCCTTCTATGGCTTGGCCATGGACCTGCAGAACTTTGGCTTCAACATTTATCTCATCCAGGTGGCTTTTGGTTCCATTGACATCCCGGCTAAGCTGGGTGCTACCATTGGAATGAGCTTCATCGGCCGGCGCAtcacacaggcagcttctgtcatcCTGGCAGGGCTGGCAATCCTGGCCAACATATTTGTGCCAAGAG gaaaagggcCAGAAACCTAA
- the LOC142018810 gene encoding solute carrier family 22 member 6-A-like isoform X1, producing MTFAGLLDSIGGMGRFQIIQVALLAIPMLMTASHHLLQNFSAAVPGHHCQIHVTANTTQGTNATHGLSAKDLLRISIPMDGDWEPEKCHRFVTTQWQLLNPNATVPNGTEMETEPCMDGWTYDKSVFTNTIIMEWNLVCNLRTHGQMAQSIYMAGVLVGALVFGSLADRFGRKALLSWSYLQMAVTGTCTAFSPNFTAYCIFRFLVGMALSGVVLNCVSLVVEWVPTKIRTITSMVVGYSATIGQIVLAGLAYALPDWRWLQFTTSVPFFIFFLYSWWFAESARWLVLSGKPDRAVQVLKKVAQINRKKEEGDKLDTEVLKSNMQKEMGLAQSSHTLYSLVRTPKVRRISCCIASVWLATSFAFYGLAMDLQNFGFNIYLIQVAFGSIDIPAKLGATIGMSFIGRRITQAASVILAGLAILANIFVPRELKTLRTSLAVLGKGCLASSFNCLYLYTGELYPTVIRQTGMGLGSTMARVGGIVAPAVRVTGEYFPYLPPIIYGTAPIISGIAAIFLPETLNVPLPDTIEEVEGRKRARNLMNEEQREKILLQTAGPAMLQES from the exons ATGACTTTTGCCGGGCTCCTCGACAGCATCGGTGGCATGGGTCGTTTTCAAATCATCCAAGTGGCTTTGCTTGCTATCCCTATGTTAATGACAGCCTCTCACCACCTCTTGCAGAATTTTTCTGCTGCAGTCCCAGGACACCACTGCCAGATCCATGTCACTGCCAATACTACGCAGGGTACAAATGCAACTCATGGACTGAGCGCCAAAGATCTCTTGAGGATCTCCATCCCCATGGacggggactgggagccagaaaaaTGTCACCGGTTTGTCACCACCCAGTGGCAGCTCCTAAATCCCAATGCCACAGTCCCAAATGGGACAGAGATGGAAACAGAGCCATGCATGGATGGGTGGACTTATGACAAGAGCGTCTTCACCAACACCATCATTATGGAG TGGAACTTGGTGTGTAACCTACGGACACATGGACAGATGGCTCAGTCGATCTACATGGCTGGGGTGCTGGTGGGAGCACTCGTGTTTGGAAGCTTAGCGGACAG GTTTGGGCGGAAGGCTCTCCTGAGCTGGTCTTACCTGCAAATGGCTGTCACAGGAACCTGCACCGCCTTCTCACCCAACTTCACTGCATACTGCATCTTCCGCTTCCTGGTCGGGATGGCCCTTTCTGGGGTCGTCCTTAACTGTGTGTCACTGG TTGTTGAGTGGGTGCCAACCAAAATACGGACCATAACCAGCATGGTGGTGGGATACAGTGCTACCATTGGGCAAATTGTTCTTGCAGGCTTGGCATATGCCCTCCCAGACTGGCGCTGGTTGCAATTCACCACATCAGTGCCCTTCTTCATCTTCTTTCTCTACTCCTG GTGGTTTGCAGAGTCCGCACGCTGGCTGGTTCTATCAGGAAAACCAGACCGAGCAGTGCAGGTGCTTAAGAAAGTTGCTCAAATAAACCGAAAAAAAGAAGAAGGAGACAAGCTCGATACTGAG GTCTTGAAATCCAACATGCAGAAGGAAATGGGCTTGGCACAATCTTCCCACACGTTGTACAGCTTGGTCCGTACACCCAAGGTGCGCAGGATATCCTGCTGCATCGCTAGTGTCTG GCTTGCCACCAGCTTTGCCTTCTATGGCTTGGCCATGGACCTGCAGAACTTTGGCTTCAACATTTATCTCATCCAGGTGGCTTTTGGTTCCATTGACATCCCGGCTAAGCTGGGTGCTACCATTGGAATGAGCTTCATCGGCCGGCGCAtcacacaggcagcttctgtcatcCTGGCAGGGCTGGCAATCCTGGCCAACATATTTGTGCCAAGAG AGCTGAAGACCTTACGTACATCCCTGGCAGTGCTTGGAAAAGGATGCTTAGCTTCTTCCTTTAACTGTTTGTATCTCTACACTGGCGAGTTGTACCCCACAGTCATCAG ACAGACTGGCATGGGGCTTGGAAGCACCATGGCCCGTGTGGGAGGCATAGTGGCTCCGGCGGTAAGGGTGACGGGGGAATATTTCCCATACCTTCCACCAATTATATATGGGACAGCTCCTATAATCTCAGGAATCGCTGCTATATTCCTACCAGAGACCCTCAATGTGCCACTGCCTGACACCATAGAAGAAGTAGAGGGAAG gaaaagggcCAGAAACCTAATGAATGAAGAGCAAAGGGAGAAGATTCTTCTGCAGACTGCGGGGCCAGCAATGCTACAGGAATCCTGA